atccaatctcgaaggggctctcgcccctcccacgccatggagaccaaggaccagatgGAGAACcgttctcccacctagggagaaggccaaggaagaaggagaaggaggggggctctctccccctcgcttccggtggcgtcggaacgccgccggggccatcatcatcaccacgatctacaccaacacctctgtcatcttcaccaacatctccatcaccttccccatctatctacagcgatccactctcccgcaacccgctgtaccctctacttgaacatggtgctttatgcttcatattattaaccaatgatgtgttgccatcctatgatgtctgagtagattttcgttgtcctatcggtaattggtgaattgctatgattggtttaatttgcttgtggttatgttgctgccctttggtgcccatcatatgagcgcgcgcgtggatcacaccgtagggttagttgtatgttgataggactatgtattggagagcaagagtgacagaagcttcaacacctactttatatttacgtgttgtcggtctagtaaagtagtcaatttcttagggacaatttcgcaactcctaccaccacttttccacactcgctatactaactttattgcttctttatctaaacagcccctagtttatatttacgtgctctttatattcctgcaaacctatccaacaacacctacaaagtacttctagtttcatacttgttctaggtaaagcgaacgtcaagcgtgcgtagagttgtatcggtggtcgatagaacttgaggtaatatttgttctacctttagctcctcattgggttcgacactcttacttatcgaaagaggctacaattgatccccaatacttgtgggttatcaatgagctccccgcggaccagttgccaaaggaggcgcggcggcgacgggcgcgctcgAGTTCGAACTCCTCGAGCTCGCGCCGGTTGAATGCCGGCGGCGGCCGGGCACCGTGGTTGAGCCACCGACGCGCCCCCCGCTTGCGCGCGGCGTCAgatctggcgcggcggcggcgctccgcctTATCCCCCGAGTCGGCCATGGCGGTTCAAGGCTCGTCGGCAGCGACAAATCGAGCGGCACTGTGGGGAATTGGAGGGGAACGTAGCTGcgggggatagggtttcgacccgcatCTGCCCCGCAAACCCGCAGTTATAGTGGCTCGGGGGTTGTgtttgcgggctgcggcaaaaATATTTATGGGCCGGACACCGATGCGGGCTCTGGTCTGGCCAGATAAATAAGCCAAGCCCATATAATCGCCGGAATTATGCGGGTTTGCGTCGGATGCGAGGTCTGCTAGATTGCTCTTATACTGTTCGGTTGGGTTGTCCGTCGGGACCTACAGGGGAAAGTGATGGCTCCAGTTGCAGGGGAAAGTGGTGGCTCTCGTTGTAGAGGCTCTGACCACCAGTGGACTTCCATGTGAACATCATTATTTGCAGGCTGGACCCATGTCACCCACCGGGATGTAGAAATAAGATGCCCCCGCgctatttcttctgttctagtatTAGTTTATTCATATGGTTGGTGTGGGTTGGCATCATTGCTAGCAAAATCGTAGTCTCCGGGTTTTGAACCGGCAATGGCTCTGATGAGTTGCTGAACTATTTTCTGTATCCACGAAACTCCATGAAggcagaggggaggggagggaagaAACAGTGTCAATTATGATCTGATCAATCTTGAGGGAATTCCGGCGCAGCGATGATCGAATTAACTGCGGTTGCTACGGTGGCGGCGAAGATCACGCCTAAGCTCGCCGGTTTCTTTCTGAGAAGACGGAGGCTGCTGGCGGAACTGGAGCATGACATCGAACACATCCAAAGGGAGTGTTCGATCATTGCTGCCGCCATCACAGATGATCGTAATCATCAGCATGCGAGCGACGCCGCCGTGGCACATCAGGAATGGATCAAGATCGTGCGTGACTTGGCGTACGACATTGATGACTGCATCGACCGCTTCATACACCGCGTCTCGACGGCGACCGTCGCGGACGCGGGGTGGATCCGTCGGAAAGCTCACCGGGTGAAGACAGTGCGGGCCCGTGGCAAGTTTGCCGCGGCAATCGCTCGTCTCAGGAAGCGGTCTGACGAGGCATCGGAGCTGAGAAAGAAGTACACCGATCTAGCGTATGGAGATGGCCGGGCCACCGCCGTCTTTGAGTCACGGGCACCTGAGGCCAAGCCGGAACCGGAGCCGGAGACGTACACAGATAGCCCCGTCGGCATGGAAGCGCCCGAGGAGGAGCTCATGGAGCTGATAAGGGGAACTTCGACGCAAGGTGAAGAACCCAAGGAGAAGCTCAAGGTGATTTCCATCGTGGGATTCGGTGGTATCGGCAAGTCTCAACTTGCCAAGCGTGTGTACGACACACTTGACGACGAGGGGCAATACCAAGCACGGGCTTGGGTTCGAGCTGCAGAGAAAGGCCCAGAAGATCTTCTCCAAGCAATATTGCAGGAACTTGGGACGCATACCACCACCATTAGCGCAAGCTCCAGCAACAGCAAGCTCTGTGCAACCATACAAAAGCGCCTTGGGACACAGAGGTATAGGAAATTTCCTACCTAATTATGCTTCCATTGGATTTCTCGACTCGTGTTTCTCTCTAATTCCACTGCCCACCACACTACAATATCATCGATATAGCTATATAAACTGCATCTTTATTTTAGCACAATTTTATGCAATTCGCGTCCATTGGCACATTTTTGGAGGATGGAATTATTTTGTTAATCTCATTGTCGCACCATGTGATACAACCTCAAAAGTTATTAATTTCTCAACTGTGTATTCTGCATGTTGAGATACTCTTCACAACAAGCAAAAGTTCTCAACATCAACACTAACATCTTTGAAATGTAGTAATATGAGCTAGAGTTGATTACACATAATGTACCACGAGTATCTTCTTACTGATCTATCCATACAATGTATGGCTGGAAGTTCAACAGTAACCCAATTACCCAACTTGTACAAATATTAGACACAAACTCTGCAAATCGTTTTTGGAAGATGAGTCGTACGGAGCATACAAGATCTGTGGCAGAAATGTTGGAGCAGAGTACAGGAGAACAAGCTGAAGAACTCAGACGCTCTAAGCAAAAGCGCCGCCGAGCTGCACGATTCAGTGGCCCAAAGTGGACTGCTTGATCTGATGGTTGGCTCTGTATCGTCTAGCGCAAGTCGGTGCGTCGTCGACAGctgtcccggcccttgagcgagaGTTGTTTGCTTTGCCGTTGTTTTTTGCCATTGGAAAAGTTTGTGACCTGTAACTCTGCTCTTCACCTCTTCCCCTGAAACTCTGAATCTGGTGCCCTCTTTCTTCTGTGAATTCTACTCTCTGTCTCTTCATCTCTGTATCCTGTGAACAGAGAAATACCAATCAGTTGGGCGCGtatgctggatcataacacatggcGAATGTTAAACAAcataaaagtaaaaataaaattaGAAGAATCTAAATTTGCACATATTAGTATATCTTTTGTTTGTAGGCACAAAGGAGATTTTTTGCGTACTCGATAAAAGAACAAACTTGAGTGTTCTAAAGAAGGATTTTTTTAGCAATATTACTTCTGTTTCCTTGTGCTATCCGATAGTTGCTTTGCCTGAAGATTCTAACTCGTTTCTATCACTTACAGGTTCTTCATTGTAATCGATGACATGCGGGAAGACTTTTGGGTCGATATAAAAGATGCTTTCCCTGTTATTCCTGGGGTCGACAGTAGAGTGCTCGTCACGACGGCCAGGCAGACCATAGCAATGAAAAGCAGCAGTCGTGATGGTCATGTGTACGTAATGAGAACTCTTGCCGACGATCATTCAAGACAACTGTTCTGTGAGGAAGCTTCCTTGGTGTATCCACCATCAGTCGGTGATACGAAGCTGAGTTCAGAGGTAATAAAGAGGTGTGATGGTCTGCCCCTTGCTCTTGTTACCACAGGACGGCTGTTGCACGGTGAATCCAGACAGGAACAATGGGCAGATCTGGGAGGAAACCTTGGCGAACATCTGGAGAACAATAAGAAGTTAGCAAGTATGAATAGTGTGCTCATCCGTAGCTACAGCGGCCTAAGTAAGCAACATATCAAGACATGCTTGTTATATCTTGGTATTTACCCAAGTGGCCGCCCGATCAGGAGAGGAAGCCTGATAAGGCGATGGTCTGCTGAAGGTTTCATCAAAGCAGAGCATAAACGCAGTGCCCGGGAGGTCGCTGTTGCCAATTTTAGTGAGCTGGTCGACTGGAGCATCATCCAGCCAATTGATGCCAGCGGCAGCGGCAGAGCCGAGGTGAAGGCATGCCAAACTCACGGCATAATGCTCGAGTTCCTCCTGCACAAGTCCATGTGTGAGAATTTTGTTACCTTGTTGTACGATGATGTTCCCCCACCCAGTAAAGTTCGTTGGCTCTCTCTGCATAATGGAAGTGCTGCAAGCTCCAGAATTAATCCAAATGATGTACCCTTTCTTCGTTCTCTGACAATCTTTGGCAAAGCCCACAAATCTGTCTTGAATTTTTCCAAGTATAAACTGATGAGAGTTTTGGATTTAGAAGAGTGCCATGAACACATGGAGGACAAGCATCTCAAGGGGATATGCAGCAATCTGGTGCTACTCAGGTACCTAAGCCTCCGGGGCGCTTCTAAAATTACAGTTCTCCCCAAAGAGGTCAAGAAGCTTCAACTTTTGGAGACACTTGATGTAAGAGGAACAAATATAGATATTCTCCCCACACAAGTCATGCAACTACAAAGTTTACTTCATCTGTTTGGAAAGTTCAAGCTCCCACAAGATGTAGGAGGCCGGAAAATCCGTAAGCTACAGGCTTGGTTGCAAGAGGAAGAGAACAGTAAACTGCAAACTGTAGCAGGATTTGTTGTGGATGACAAGAGCCAGGGATTTGCACAGCTGATGGGTGAAATGAAGAAACTGACGAAGGTGAAAATATGGTGGGAGTCTACCACCGATGCCAGCAGCTACTTAAGTCATCTCTCAGAGGCCATCAAGGAGTTCATCGACAGAGGCACCGATCAGAACAAAGCTCGTTCACTCTCAATGAACATGAACGGTGCATGGTCTCAAGACTTGCTGAATTTCTCCCTGGAAAATGACTCATCCTGCTATGTTAGCTCGCTCAAACTGCAAGGAAACAACATATCCAACCTGCCTCCCTTTGTTAGCATGCTAGGTGGACTCACTAAGCTTTGTCTTTCATTCTCTCATCTTCAGCTGAGCAGTGGCATTCTTGAAGCCCTGAACAGCGTGAGCGGCCTGAAGTACCTCAAGCTGAATGCAACTCGACTGGACAATCTCGTCATCAAAGAGGATGCACTCGGAAGCCTGAAACGCCTATGCATCGTGGTAGAAGTCATGACTGGGCTGGTAATCGAAGAAGGTGCTCTGCCAGACCTTGAGTCCCTCCAGCTTATATGCAAGGATCTGGATGGCTTTAGCAGCACAAGGATCCAGTCCCTGCCACGTCTTAAGGAGGTCGCCCTTCATGATGGTGTGAGCGAAGGAACAAAAGAGGAATGGAAAGGAGCAACAAAGAACCACTCCAGGCATCCCAAGCTCTTGTTTGTCACGAAACAAATGGTTGATGACCATTTTAAACCGATGGGAACTGAGGCTGCTCCGGAAATTAGCCCTGAAGCGACAGCTGTTGACGCGATGGTTGTGGGAAGTGAGCCTGTAGAGAATTCTGAGAGCTCTGGGGCACCACCTACTGATACCGCATTATTGGTTACAACGCAGCCCACCACTATTTCTACTCAAGAATCTGGTAATAACTAATAAGTGACGTACCTCTTATTTAGCTTAATTACTGTGGTTAATTCCTTCGTTGTGTTGAGTTGTACATACTCTCTCTTCATGCATGTATGTGCCATTTTTTATGTGCAGTACAAGTTGTTACTTCTGAGATGGTTGATGCCCAGGACCTGATGGGAACTGAGTCTGCAATGGAAACTAGTCCTGTGGCAACAAGTACTGATACGACCAAAAAGATTGATGTGGAAAGTGAGCATGCGTTGAATTCTGAGAGCCTAGTAGCACCACCTACTGATATGATGTTATCAATGACAACGCCATCCGATGCCATTTCTACTGGAGAGTCTGGTAATTAAGTCAtgtacatcttattttgcttacttATACTTCTGTTAATTATTGGTGTCGTTGTATTGAGTTATATATACTCCCACTTCATGCACACATGTTACATTTTTCATTGTGCAGTACAACTTAACGGTGGTTGCCAACATAATGACGAGGGGAAAGATCTGGATAACATTGAGGACCCAAAAGATTTTGCTACAGAAAATGGTCTGAGCACTCAGTTGATAAATCACATGAGCAAGGAATGTTATAAAGTGGAGATGGAAGGAGTGGCATGTTTAGAGGATCTGCATATGAAAGATGGCATCCAGGTAATTTACACATAACACTTGCTTTAAATTCTTCCAATTCTTCTCTTGGTGAAGTACACCCTCTATCCAGATATATAGGGCCTATTTCGTATTTCAAGATTAACTCTCTGACAATCGATAAGATCAATAATATATGAAATGTATGCtacaaaaattataccattggaaaTTCTATTCAAATATGTGTTTTTTATAGCTAGCAAGGAGAAGTCTGACAGTGATTAGAGATATTCAGGTTGTTCCTTTTTCCTTTTATGATTTATGTAGTTGGACTTGTGAAGTTCACTGGAGATGTTAAAAATTTGATGATTGTTAGAGGAGTTCTTTTCGTTTCTACCTATGTTTCCTACTACTACTATGGTTTTCAATTGTCAAATTGATCATTGCTTAtgttgggtttagtcccacatcTGTTGTGGGAGTAGACATAACACGATTTATAAGGAAGGGGGTGTCCCCTCCTAACAGGCTAGTCTTTTGGAGGGAGAGGGGCCAAGGTCTCTCATAAGTCGGTGTGCTCTCTGGTTGGGCCTGGTTGACGCATGTGAGTTGGAACGCTGGTGGTAGCGGGCCCGGGATTGCGTAAAAAGTGATATCAGAGCCCAGGTGCCCGGAATAAATATCGGTGAACTCACGGGTGGTCGGTCATGGTTGGCGGGCTGGAAACGCTAGTGTTAGCGGGCCCATGTGTGACCGATGTGTGAGTGGCAGAttgttgggtttagtcccacatcTGTTATGGGAGGAGACATAACACGATTTATAAGGATGGGGGTGTCCCCTCCTAACAGGCTAGTCTTTTGGGGGAAGAGGGCCCAAGGTCTCTCATAAGTCGGTGTTGCTCTCCGGTTGGGCCTGGTTGACGCATGTGGGTCTGGTGATAGCGGGCCCGGGATTGCGTAAAAAgatttgttagagttgtgtcaaatatagtgtacaaggtaggttacagttggacctgtagttgtattgtgtttagataggatatggagtcgtgtcctagtaggacacttgtatcctaggcctctcatatatagcgggggtagacacacgatgtaacctatgtcaacataatagcacaggaacgCAGGGGAATCCGACGGCATGTGCCAGCGTCCAGGGCGACCGGATGCGGTATTGTagtggtgtcatggggaggagcgcccatagtcaggccccggggatgtagtcataatgatgaacctcgttaacaaatctcgatgtcgtgctcatgtgattgcttggtcctcatcAATCTAGCAATCATGGAATCTATATTCTGTTTACTGAATCATCGGCTAGGTCGGAAGAATCGGTGTGGGACACAATCGCGTGGACGTCGAGTTGAGTGCTCGGAATCGGCGAGATTGGTACGTGGCCCACGGCAACGCGGATAGGCCCAAGCGGCGGAAGACGTGCGCAGGGGGCAGCTGAGCGTGAACTCGATCGGTCGTGGGACGTGCAGATTTTAGCGATACGTGGTGCAATCGGAAACAGCAAGGAAACGCACGTGTGTACGTGAGATTTGTTTTGAGAAAAAAAAAAAGAACCGAGTCCCCGATGACACGAAGAGGCAGCGGCAGATCGAGTCGAAAATAAACATATCCATCGTTTGTGTGCATCGATCGGAAAGCAGAGGCAGGACAAAGCAATTGGCTAGCATCAGAAGTTGAAGCCAAGGAGACAAGTTCACGTGAAGCAAAGGCTAGTAGTACATGGATTAATCAGGTTCTATATGCGTACGCCAGTACTTGGGCATCGCGTGGGAAGCTTGGTTATTTTTTCACAGAGTCAGCCGTACAAAGAACTATGGCGTCAATGGATACCAGGTTTAAGCCGGAGAAGTTTAATGaaactgaaaaccttgggttatggcagataTGGATGAAAAATTTGTTGGTGCAACAAGGATGCTTGAAGGCGCTGCGGAAAGTCATGTCAGCTGtgatggaattatcatgtgatggatggaaattcgtGGAAGAAAATTTGGGAGCCTTGAGCGTGTCATACAGTCGGATAAGTTTGGCTGGGTCAGACtagacagtctgacggatcgacgtaagtcggttggtacagaagaccgTGGTGAGATCGGCGACGATGacgtaggagcgtgatgctgatggtgaccgacttctgggcgtggaaacacgtggcacagGCCCGagtgcttgtgtggcttcgacaagactatggcgcggggttgattcaagatggtgcacatgagagcttgaagtcgacggggcgcgagggtggactgatcatccaccatggagtcatgttgaaggtggagttggATTGAGGGGCCACAGTGTAAAGATCCAGAGGATCGAACCCTATTTCAGCTACGGAAAAGCGAGGGACACGTAAtttggactggagcccagtggtctgatggaagcgtgaaactcgtatcggtcggtgatgattggtggtactctgcagtgggggttgagtggtatggtttcgcgacccttgagacccgaccaggacagcggaggctcgacgcggtaatagcggcgaggcgtgcggtacgcacggggcatggagacgggccagggctctgatggtcatacatgtggttagaaaactgtgaatttgactcgggatgactacaagcaacggtgaaattccttcaagtctcagacaggcggtcaagaaaggagcggtgatgttgagttcaggtaactcttttgtgtgacacccaatatgtgagttgttcactttcacgcaggtctgatcagtgtgtgatggcgttggatggatactctgaaagttgggagcGCAAACTAGAGAAATGTGGAACTAAATTTGGCTCGagcgttgactgtggtcaagaaaagaagagactacaagttgcaggtggagtcatatggagtttTTGGAGTAGCAGCGATATTcgtgggataagctcaagtccaatgtacatggaagtttgacgcattgacgaattcaaggtggtggagaatattcgccaagttggagtttgttagagttgtgtcgaatatagtgtacaaggtaggttacagttggacatTTAGTTGTactgtgtttagataggatatggagtcgtgtcctagtaggacacttatatcctaggcctcttatatatagcgggggtagacacatgatgtaacaTATGCCAGCATAATAGCAAAGGAACGCAGGGGAATCCGGCGGCATATGCCGGCGTCCAGgacgaccgggtgcggtattgtagcggtgtcatgggaggagcgcccataatcaggccccggggatgtagccatgatgatgaacctcgttaacaaattttGATGTCATGTACGTGTAATTGCTTGGTTCTCGATGATCGACGgtggcctcggatttattctaacagctTAGACTGCTTTGCAGAAACAAGGCCTAAAAAATAAACAGCGCCTGCGTGCAAGGTTGTTATCGCTGGTGAAAATTGGTGTCTTTCGTCACACAAGTCGAAAGGGGCGGTTGGTGCATCGGCTGGATTAATCTTGCTTGGGACAGGGCTGGGATGTGTTTCGAGTACCAGGTTGGCGTTTTAAATAGCTGTAGCTTCTGTTGCTTCGATAGCTAGGCTGTCTTGTTGAACCTTTGGACATTGTGTTATCAATTTTCTGATGCGCTAATGATGGATTCTCAGGTGCTGGGTGTGCCAGACAACTACGGATCTGGGGACTAGTCTCCTGAAGATTATGAAGTGCTTCTGATAAGTTTGTCCTTGAATGCACATGAGTTTGTTTTTATgaattcagatttggtggctttCTGCTGTCCTGCGACAGAGTCCATCATGTATGTTGTTGGAGATACATATATTTGGTCCCGTTCAAGTTTGGCGTCTACTACACTAAACTTAATCATCGTCCTTCACACCGCCACAAGATCAGCTTCCTTTTTTATAATTTATCCCACATGTCAGTATCCGATTGTTAGCATGAACAGTATCATAACTTACAAGCCTATTATCCTTGTTTCGTTTCTGGTGGTTCTGCATTGAATCATTGGTTTCATGAATGTAATCAGGAAAGTACCCTTTTCTTCACAAAAGAATAACTTGATGATGTTTGCGTTCAATTTATGCGTGCTAATCTTAgcaagaaaataataataatagaatgTTGCATTTTACTCCTAATACTTCAATTGGTATATAAATGGGGATAGAATGTTGAATTTGGGATGTGGGTTTCCTCCCCCGTTCGCTAACTCATGGTGGTAAAGAACTTGTTTAGAAGTGAAAATATAAAGCTACAAGATGTTCAGTACAAAGCAGTGGTTATCCCCCAATCTCCTCCCATGAATTTGATTTGCTGCTCGGGGGTCATGAACAACAGGAGGACGATGGAGGGAGGTGCTGCCCCTCAAGCGGTGTTAATGGCGGCTGCTACCCTATATTTTTATATGCGACTATACGGATAAAACACATTTGCCACCCCAATCCATCCTCGCCGGTCCGATTCAGAAAGCATGAGAAAGAAACCCTAGCTGGATTCAGGGAATACTTACAAATCAAGCCGCCATGACCCCGAGCTCTGCCCTCTGAAATAGGACGATGACGCCGGGGTGGAGGGCAGCCTCCCGTCGGCAGAATGATCCGCCTGTCCCGCCGGCACCACTTTGGCGGCGGCCTCTGCTCTGCTTCGCTCTCGCTCCCCTGCTCCTCTGCTCTGTTCCGCCACCCTGCCAGGGCATGTTGGCACCAATCGCCGCGCAGATCGGACGGCCACCAAACTTGGACTGGATTTTTACATATTTTTCCAGGTGACTCTGCTCAAGTAAATCCACTTTCCCCCTTTTCTGgttttttgcttttatttttttattatgtgaCTTTCCtacaagtaaaaataaaaatctaTGTGACTTTCAGAAAAGTGTAAACAGCTTTCAAACAAATTCTAGATAAAAAGTAAATCATATGCCACCTTGCACGTAGTTGTGTCACTCGCTTTCGTGGCATAACGCCGTCGGCGGTTGCAGCCTTGCGGTCGTGGTTCTAGCATAACGCTATCAATATTGTCGATTGTAGCATGGCGCATCACACGTCGGCTCGCAGCATCGCTCCCCGCCACCGCCAGTGGCATCAGCGCACCTCGTCGTTCCCGCTTTCAACGTTACTGGTATGCACGAGAAGCAGAGATTGGTCTCTCATGGCGAGGAGCAAGggtggaggagaaagaagaaaaggagGGGCGAGCTTGCATGATCAGCTATTTTACTTAGTATACATTGTTCTTCAAAGGACAAGACGAAAAAAAAACAAGTATTTAAAATGGAGCGAGTACCCTCCAATGCATGATCAGTTCTACTATGCGGCTTGCCTGCGGAGTACAGTATCAGAACTTCACAAAGTGGTTGGAAAGGAAGAATTTCAGAAGTGTATATATGTATGTAGTTGAGCTTCCTGTGCAGTATCAGTACAGTGCAGTGCTGCTGAAGCTGAGGATCAGTCGTGCTTCCTGTGCTCTGTTTCTTAAAGCTCGGTTAAGTGCTGCACACCGATGGCCTATATATGTATGTagttgagctgctgctgctgcttttaaTTCATCCTGGCTGTCTCTTTTGCCCAGGGCC
This DNA window, taken from Triticum aestivum cultivar Chinese Spring chromosome 1D, IWGSC CS RefSeq v2.1, whole genome shotgun sequence, encodes the following:
- the LOC123182933 gene encoding disease resistance protein RGA4 isoform X1 encodes the protein MIELTAVATVAAKITPKLAGFFLRRRRLLAELEHDIEHIQRECSIIAAAITDDRNHQHASDAAVAHQEWIKIVRDLAYDIDDCIDRFIHRVSTATVADAGWIRRKAHRVKTVRARGKFAAAIARLRKRSDEASELRKKYTDLAYGDGRATAVFESRAPEAKPEPEPETYTDSPVGMEAPEEELMELIRGTSTQGEEPKEKLKVISIVGFGGIGKSQLAKRVYDTLDDEGQYQARAWVRAAEKGPEDLLQAILQELGTHTTTISASSSNSKLCATIQKRLGTQRFFIVIDDMREDFWVDIKDAFPVIPGVDSRVLVTTARQTIAMKSSSRDGHVYVMRTLADDHSRQLFCEEASLVYPPSVGDTKLSSEVIKRCDGLPLALVTTGRLLHGESRQEQWADLGGNLGEHLENNKKLASMNSVLIRSYSGLSKQHIKTCLLYLGIYPSGRPIRRGSLIRRWSAEGFIKAEHKRSAREVAVANFSELVDWSIIQPIDASGSGRAEVKACQTHGIMLEFLLHKSMCENFVTLLYDDVPPPSKVRWLSLHNGSAASSRINPNDVPFLRSLTIFGKAHKSVLNFSKYKLMRVLDLEECHEHMEDKHLKGICSNLVLLRYLSLRGASKITVLPKEVKKLQLLETLDVRGTNIDILPTQVMQLQSLLHLFGKFKLPQDVGGRKIRKLQAWLQEEENSKLQTVAGFVVDDKSQGFAQLMGEMKKLTKVKIWWESTTDASSYLSHLSEAIKEFIDRGTDQNKARSLSMNMNGAWSQDLLNFSLENDSSCYVSSLKLQGNNISNLPPFVSMLGGLTKLCLSFSHLQLSSGILEALNSVSGLKYLKLNATRLDNLVIKEDALGSLKRLCIVVEVMTGLVIEEGALPDLESLQLICKDLDGFSSTRIQSLPRLKEVALHDGVSEGTKEEWKGATKNHSRHPKLLFVTKQMVDDHFKPMGTEAAPEISPEATAVDAMVVGSEPVENSESSGAPPTDTALLVTTQPTTISTQESVQVVTSEMVDAQDLMGTESAMETSPVATSTDTTKKIDVESEHALNSESLVAPPTDMMLSMTTPSDAISTGESVQLNGGCQHNDEGKDLDNIEDPKDFATENGLSTQLINHMSKECYKVEMEGVACLEDLHMKDGIQKQGLKNKQRLRARLLSLVKIGVFRHTSRKGRLVHRLD
- the LOC123182933 gene encoding disease resistance protein RGA4 isoform X2 gives rise to the protein MIELTAVATVAAKITPKLAGFFLRRRRLLAELEHDIEHIQRECSIIAAAITDDRNHQHASDAAVAHQEWIKIVRDLAYDIDDCIDRFIHRVSTATVADAGWIRRKAHRVKTVRARGKFAAAIARLRKRSDEASELRKKYTDLAYGDGRATAVFESRAPEAKPEPEPETYTDSPVGMEAPEEELMELIRGTSTQGEEPKEKLKVISIVGFGGIGKSQLAKRVYDTLDDEGQYQARAWVRAAEKGPEDLLQAILQELGTHTTTISASSSNSKLCATIQKRLGTQRFFIVIDDMREDFWVDIKDAFPVIPGVDSRVLVTTARQTIAMKSSSRDGHVYVMRTLADDHSRQLFCEEASLVYPPSVGDTKLSSEVIKRCDGLPLALVTTGRLLHGESRQEQWADLGGNLGEHLENNKKLASMNSVLIRSYSGLSKQHIKTCLLYLGIYPSGRPIRRGSLIRRWSAEGFIKAEHKRSAREVAVANFSELVDWSIIQPIDASGSGRAEVKACQTHGIMLEFLLHKSMCENFVTLLYDDVPPPSKVRWLSLHNGSAASSRINPNDVPFLRSLTIFGKAHKSVLNFSKYKLMRVLDLEECHEHMEDKHLKGICSNLVLLRYLSLRGASKITVLPKEVKKLQLLETLDVRGTNIDILPTQVMQLQSLLHLFGKFKLPQDVGGRKIRKLQAWLQEEENSKLQTVAGFVVDDKSQGFAQLMGEMKKLTKVKIWWESTTDASSYLSHLSEAIKEFIDRGTDQNKARSLSMNMNGAWSQDLLNFSLENDSSCYVSSLKLQGNNISNLPPFVSMLGGLTKLCLSFSHLQLSSGILEALNSVSGLKYLKLNATRLDNLVIKEDALGSLKRLCIVVEVMTGLVIEEGALPDLESLQLICKDLDGFSSTRIQSLPRLKEVALHDGVSEGTKEEWKGATKNHSRHPKLLFVTKQMVDDHFKPMGTEAAPEISPEATAVDAMVVGSEPVENSESSGAPPTDTALLVTTQPTTISTQESVQVVTSEMVDAQDLMGTESAMETSPVATSTDTTKKIDVESEHALNSESLVAPPTDMMLSMTTPSDAISTGESVQLNGGCQHNDEGKDLDNIEDPKDFATENGLSTQLINHMSKECYKVEMEGVACLEDLHMKDGIQVGRIGVGHNRVDVELSARNRRDCTWASRGKLGYFFTESAVQRTMASMDTRFKPEKFNETENLGLWQIWMKNLLVQQGCLKALRKVIKFGSLERVIQSDKFGWVRLDSLTDRLGVEWYGFATLETRPGQRRLDAVIAARRASQTGGQERSGDVEFRSDQCVMALDGYSESWERKLEKCGTKFGSSVDCGQEKKRLQVAGGVIWSFWSSSDIRGISSSPMYMEV